In a single window of the Corvus hawaiiensis isolate bCorHaw1 chromosome 19, bCorHaw1.pri.cur, whole genome shotgun sequence genome:
- the LUC7L3 gene encoding luc7-like protein 3 isoform X1, with amino-acid sequence MISAAQLLDELMGRDRNLAPDEKRSNVRWDHESVCKYYLCGFCPAELFTNTRSDLGPCEKIHDENLRKQYEKSSRFMKVGYERDFLRYLQSLLAEVERRIRRGHARLALSQNQQSSGGAGPTGKNEEKIQVLTDKIDVLLQQIEELGSEGKVEEAQGMMKLVEQLKEERELLRSTTSTIESFAAQEKQMEVCEVCGAFLIVGDAQSRVDDHLMGKQHMGYAKIKATVEDLKEKLRKRTEEPDRDERLKKEKLEREEREKEREREREERERKRRREEEEKEKERARDRERRKRSRSRSRHSSRTSDRRCSRSRDHKRSRSRERRRSRSRDRRRSRSHDRSERKHRSRSRDRRRSKSRDRKSYKHRSKSREREQDRKSKEKEKRGSDDKKSSMKSSSREKQSEDTNTDSKESETKNEVNGTNEDIKSEVQRKYAQMKMELSQVRRQTKAPSEGNDSVVLQNILRYIVLSQLFCSRLVPPLVCLFGTYL; translated from the exons gTTTGCAAATACTACCTTTGTGGCTTTTGCCCAGCTGAATTATTTACAAATACCCGTTCTGATTTAG GTCCTTGTGAAAAAATTCATGATGAAAATCTACGCAAACA GTACGAGAAGAGCTCTCGGTTTATGAAGGTGGGCTATGAGAGAGACTTCCTGCGTTATTTGCAGAGCTTGCTTGCAGAGGTGGAGCGCAGGATCCGGAGGGGCCATGCTCGTTTGGCACTGTCACAGAACCAACAGTCTTCTGGG GGAGCGGGACCTACTGgtaaaaatgaagagaagatTCAGGTGTTAACTGACAAAATTGATGTACTTCTTCAACAG ATTGAAGAACTAGGGTCAGaaggaaaggtggaagaagcaCAAGGAATGATGAAACTCGTTGAACAGttgaaggaagagagagaactGCTGAGGTCTACGACTTCA acgATTGAGAGCTTTGCAgcccaagaaaaacaaatggaagTTTGCGAAGTTTGTGGAGCCTTTTTAATTGTAGGAGATGCGCAGTCCAGGGTAGATGACCACTTGATGGGAAAGCAGCATATGGGTTATGCCAAAATAAAAGCTACTGTAGAAGATTTAAAA gaaaagttacgaaaaagaacagaagagcCTGACCGTGATGAAAGGTTGAAAAAGGAGAAGCTAGAacgggaagagagagagaaagagagggagcgAGAAAGAGAAGAGCGGGAAAGGAAGAGACGAcgtgaagaggaagaaaaggaaaaagagagggcTCGTGACAGAGAGAGACGTAAAAGGAGCCGCTCACGAAGCAGGCATTCAAGCAGGACATCTGACAGGAGGTGCAGCCGCTCACGAGACCACAAAAGGTcaagaagcagagaaagaaggCGAAGCAG GAGTCGTGACCGGAGAAGAAGCAGAAGCCATGATAGATCAGAAAGGAAACACAGGTCtcgcagcagggacaggagacGGTCAAAAAGCCGGGATCGGAAATCCTACAAGCAcagaagcaaaagcagagagagagaacaagacaggaagtcaaaagaaaaag AAAAGAGGGGATCTGATGATAAAAAAAGTAGTATGAAGTCCAGTAGTCGAGAAAAACAGAGTGAAGACACAAATACAGACTCGAAGGAGAGTGAGACTAAGAATGAGGTCAATGGGACCAATGAAGACATTAAATCTGAAG TGCAGCGTAAGTATGCACAGATGAAGATGGAACTAAGTCAAGTAAGAAGACAAACTAAAGCACCTTCTGAAGGAAATGACAGTGTAGTCCTGCAAAACATTTTGAGGTACATCGTTTTGTCTCAGCTATTTTGTAGCAGACTCGTGCCCCCATTAGTGTGCCTCTTTGGGACATATTTGTAA
- the LUC7L3 gene encoding luc7-like protein 3 isoform X2 gives MISAAQLLDELMGRDRNLAPDEKRSNVRWDHESVCKYYLCGFCPAELFTNTRSDLGPCEKIHDENLRKQYEKSSRFMKVGYERDFLRYLQSLLAEVERRIRRGHARLALSQNQQSSGGAGPTGKNEEKIQVLTDKIDVLLQQIEELGSEGKVEEAQGMMKLVEQLKEERELLRSTTSTIESFAAQEKQMEVCEVCGAFLIVGDAQSRVDDHLMGKQHMGYAKIKATVEDLKEKLRKRTEEPDRDERLKKEKLEREEREKEREREREERERKRRREEEEKEKERARDRERRKRSRSRSRHSSRTSDRRCSRSRDHKRSRSRERRRSRSRDRRRSRSHDRSERKHRSRSRDRRRSKSRDRKSYKHRSKSREREQDRKSKEKEKRGSDDKKSSMKSSSREKQSEDTNTDSKESETKNEVNGTNEDIKSEVQRKYAQMKMELSQVRRQTKAPSEGNDSVVLQNILRTTT, from the exons gTTTGCAAATACTACCTTTGTGGCTTTTGCCCAGCTGAATTATTTACAAATACCCGTTCTGATTTAG GTCCTTGTGAAAAAATTCATGATGAAAATCTACGCAAACA GTACGAGAAGAGCTCTCGGTTTATGAAGGTGGGCTATGAGAGAGACTTCCTGCGTTATTTGCAGAGCTTGCTTGCAGAGGTGGAGCGCAGGATCCGGAGGGGCCATGCTCGTTTGGCACTGTCACAGAACCAACAGTCTTCTGGG GGAGCGGGACCTACTGgtaaaaatgaagagaagatTCAGGTGTTAACTGACAAAATTGATGTACTTCTTCAACAG ATTGAAGAACTAGGGTCAGaaggaaaggtggaagaagcaCAAGGAATGATGAAACTCGTTGAACAGttgaaggaagagagagaactGCTGAGGTCTACGACTTCA acgATTGAGAGCTTTGCAgcccaagaaaaacaaatggaagTTTGCGAAGTTTGTGGAGCCTTTTTAATTGTAGGAGATGCGCAGTCCAGGGTAGATGACCACTTGATGGGAAAGCAGCATATGGGTTATGCCAAAATAAAAGCTACTGTAGAAGATTTAAAA gaaaagttacgaaaaagaacagaagagcCTGACCGTGATGAAAGGTTGAAAAAGGAGAAGCTAGAacgggaagagagagagaaagagagggagcgAGAAAGAGAAGAGCGGGAAAGGAAGAGACGAcgtgaagaggaagaaaaggaaaaagagagggcTCGTGACAGAGAGAGACGTAAAAGGAGCCGCTCACGAAGCAGGCATTCAAGCAGGACATCTGACAGGAGGTGCAGCCGCTCACGAGACCACAAAAGGTcaagaagcagagaaagaaggCGAAGCAG GAGTCGTGACCGGAGAAGAAGCAGAAGCCATGATAGATCAGAAAGGAAACACAGGTCtcgcagcagggacaggagacGGTCAAAAAGCCGGGATCGGAAATCCTACAAGCAcagaagcaaaagcagagagagagaacaagacaggaagtcaaaagaaaaag AAAAGAGGGGATCTGATGATAAAAAAAGTAGTATGAAGTCCAGTAGTCGAGAAAAACAGAGTGAAGACACAAATACAGACTCGAAGGAGAGTGAGACTAAGAATGAGGTCAATGGGACCAATGAAGACATTAAATCTGAAG TGCAGCGTAAGTATGCACAGATGAAGATGGAACTAAGTCAAGTAAGAAGACAAACTAAAGCACCTTCTGAAGGAAATGACAGTGTAGTCCTGCAAAACATTTTGAG GACTACTACATGA
- the LUC7L3 gene encoding luc7-like protein 3 isoform X3, whose product MISAAQLLDELMGRDRNLAPDEKRSNVRWDHESVCKYYLCGFCPAELFTNTRSDLGPCEKIHDENLRKQYEKSSRFMKVGYERDFLRYLQSLLAEVERRIRRGHARLALSQNQQSSGGAGPTGKNEEKIQVLTDKIDVLLQQIEELGSEGKVEEAQGMMKLVEQLKEERELLRSTTSTIESFAAQEKQMEVCEVCGAFLIVGDAQSRVDDHLMGKQHMGYAKIKATVEDLKEKLRKRTEEPDRDERLKKEKLEREEREKEREREREERERKRRREEEEKEKERARDRERRKRSRSRSRHSSRTSDRRCSRSRDHKRSRSRERRRSRSRDRRRSRSHDRSERKHRSRSRDRRRSKSRDRKSYKHRSKSREREQDRKSKEKVQRKYAQMKMELSQVRRQTKAPSEGNDSVVLQNILRYIVLSQLFCSRLVPPLVCLFGTYL is encoded by the exons gTTTGCAAATACTACCTTTGTGGCTTTTGCCCAGCTGAATTATTTACAAATACCCGTTCTGATTTAG GTCCTTGTGAAAAAATTCATGATGAAAATCTACGCAAACA GTACGAGAAGAGCTCTCGGTTTATGAAGGTGGGCTATGAGAGAGACTTCCTGCGTTATTTGCAGAGCTTGCTTGCAGAGGTGGAGCGCAGGATCCGGAGGGGCCATGCTCGTTTGGCACTGTCACAGAACCAACAGTCTTCTGGG GGAGCGGGACCTACTGgtaaaaatgaagagaagatTCAGGTGTTAACTGACAAAATTGATGTACTTCTTCAACAG ATTGAAGAACTAGGGTCAGaaggaaaggtggaagaagcaCAAGGAATGATGAAACTCGTTGAACAGttgaaggaagagagagaactGCTGAGGTCTACGACTTCA acgATTGAGAGCTTTGCAgcccaagaaaaacaaatggaagTTTGCGAAGTTTGTGGAGCCTTTTTAATTGTAGGAGATGCGCAGTCCAGGGTAGATGACCACTTGATGGGAAAGCAGCATATGGGTTATGCCAAAATAAAAGCTACTGTAGAAGATTTAAAA gaaaagttacgaaaaagaacagaagagcCTGACCGTGATGAAAGGTTGAAAAAGGAGAAGCTAGAacgggaagagagagagaaagagagggagcgAGAAAGAGAAGAGCGGGAAAGGAAGAGACGAcgtgaagaggaagaaaaggaaaaagagagggcTCGTGACAGAGAGAGACGTAAAAGGAGCCGCTCACGAAGCAGGCATTCAAGCAGGACATCTGACAGGAGGTGCAGCCGCTCACGAGACCACAAAAGGTcaagaagcagagaaagaaggCGAAGCAG GAGTCGTGACCGGAGAAGAAGCAGAAGCCATGATAGATCAGAAAGGAAACACAGGTCtcgcagcagggacaggagacGGTCAAAAAGCCGGGATCGGAAATCCTACAAGCAcagaagcaaaagcagagagagagaacaagacaggaagtcaaaagaaaaag TGCAGCGTAAGTATGCACAGATGAAGATGGAACTAAGTCAAGTAAGAAGACAAACTAAAGCACCTTCTGAAGGAAATGACAGTGTAGTCCTGCAAAACATTTTGAGGTACATCGTTTTGTCTCAGCTATTTTGTAGCAGACTCGTGCCCCCATTAGTGTGCCTCTTTGGGACATATTTGTAA
- the LUC7L3 gene encoding luc7-like protein 3 isoform X5 — MISAAQLLDELMGRDRNLAPDEKRSNVRWDHESVCKYYLCGFCPAELFTNTRSDLGPCEKIHDENLRKQYEKSSRFMKVGYERDFLRYLQSLLAEVERRIRRGHARLALSQNQQSSGGAGPTGKNEEKIQVLTDKIDVLLQQIEELGSEGKVEEAQGMMKLVEQLKEERELLRSTTSTIESFAAQEKQMEVCEVCGAFLIVGDAQSRVDDHLMGKQHMGYAKIKATVEDLKEKLRKRTEEPDRDERLKKEKLEREEREKEREREREERERKRRREEEEKEKERARDRERRKRSRSRSRHSSRTSDRRCSRSRDHKRSRSRERRRSRSRDRRRSRSHDRSERKHRSRSRDRRRSKSRDRKSYKHRSKSREREQDRKSKEKGQKIRLLD; from the exons gTTTGCAAATACTACCTTTGTGGCTTTTGCCCAGCTGAATTATTTACAAATACCCGTTCTGATTTAG GTCCTTGTGAAAAAATTCATGATGAAAATCTACGCAAACA GTACGAGAAGAGCTCTCGGTTTATGAAGGTGGGCTATGAGAGAGACTTCCTGCGTTATTTGCAGAGCTTGCTTGCAGAGGTGGAGCGCAGGATCCGGAGGGGCCATGCTCGTTTGGCACTGTCACAGAACCAACAGTCTTCTGGG GGAGCGGGACCTACTGgtaaaaatgaagagaagatTCAGGTGTTAACTGACAAAATTGATGTACTTCTTCAACAG ATTGAAGAACTAGGGTCAGaaggaaaggtggaagaagcaCAAGGAATGATGAAACTCGTTGAACAGttgaaggaagagagagaactGCTGAGGTCTACGACTTCA acgATTGAGAGCTTTGCAgcccaagaaaaacaaatggaagTTTGCGAAGTTTGTGGAGCCTTTTTAATTGTAGGAGATGCGCAGTCCAGGGTAGATGACCACTTGATGGGAAAGCAGCATATGGGTTATGCCAAAATAAAAGCTACTGTAGAAGATTTAAAA gaaaagttacgaaaaagaacagaagagcCTGACCGTGATGAAAGGTTGAAAAAGGAGAAGCTAGAacgggaagagagagagaaagagagggagcgAGAAAGAGAAGAGCGGGAAAGGAAGAGACGAcgtgaagaggaagaaaaggaaaaagagagggcTCGTGACAGAGAGAGACGTAAAAGGAGCCGCTCACGAAGCAGGCATTCAAGCAGGACATCTGACAGGAGGTGCAGCCGCTCACGAGACCACAAAAGGTcaagaagcagagaaagaaggCGAAGCAG GAGTCGTGACCGGAGAAGAAGCAGAAGCCATGATAGATCAGAAAGGAAACACAGGTCtcgcagcagggacaggagacGGTCAAAAAGCCGGGATCGGAAATCCTACAAGCAcagaagcaaaagcagagagagagaacaagacaggaagtcaaaagaaaaag GACAGAAGATAAGATTATTGGACTGA
- the LUC7L3 gene encoding luc7-like protein 3 isoform X4, translating into MISAAQLLDELMGRDRNLAPDEKRSNVRWDHESVCKYYLCGFCPAELFTNTRSDLGPCEKIHDENLRKQYEKSSRFMKVGYERDFLRYLQSLLAEVERRIRRGHARLALSQNQQSSGGAGPTGKNEEKIQVLTDKIDVLLQQIEELGSEGKVEEAQGMMKLVEQLKEERELLRSTTSTIESFAAQEKQMEVCEVCGAFLIVGDAQSRVDDHLMGKQHMGYAKIKATVEDLKEKLRKRTEEPDRDERLKKEKLEREEREKEREREREERERKRRREEEEKEKERARDRERRKRSRSRSRHSSRTSDRRCSRSRDHKRSRSRERRRSRSRDRRRSRSHDRSERKHRSRSRDRRRSKSRDRKSYKHRSKSREREQDRKSKEKEKRGSDDKKSSMKSSSREKQSEDTNTDSKESETKNEVNGTNEDIKSEGDTQSN; encoded by the exons gTTTGCAAATACTACCTTTGTGGCTTTTGCCCAGCTGAATTATTTACAAATACCCGTTCTGATTTAG GTCCTTGTGAAAAAATTCATGATGAAAATCTACGCAAACA GTACGAGAAGAGCTCTCGGTTTATGAAGGTGGGCTATGAGAGAGACTTCCTGCGTTATTTGCAGAGCTTGCTTGCAGAGGTGGAGCGCAGGATCCGGAGGGGCCATGCTCGTTTGGCACTGTCACAGAACCAACAGTCTTCTGGG GGAGCGGGACCTACTGgtaaaaatgaagagaagatTCAGGTGTTAACTGACAAAATTGATGTACTTCTTCAACAG ATTGAAGAACTAGGGTCAGaaggaaaggtggaagaagcaCAAGGAATGATGAAACTCGTTGAACAGttgaaggaagagagagaactGCTGAGGTCTACGACTTCA acgATTGAGAGCTTTGCAgcccaagaaaaacaaatggaagTTTGCGAAGTTTGTGGAGCCTTTTTAATTGTAGGAGATGCGCAGTCCAGGGTAGATGACCACTTGATGGGAAAGCAGCATATGGGTTATGCCAAAATAAAAGCTACTGTAGAAGATTTAAAA gaaaagttacgaaaaagaacagaagagcCTGACCGTGATGAAAGGTTGAAAAAGGAGAAGCTAGAacgggaagagagagagaaagagagggagcgAGAAAGAGAAGAGCGGGAAAGGAAGAGACGAcgtgaagaggaagaaaaggaaaaagagagggcTCGTGACAGAGAGAGACGTAAAAGGAGCCGCTCACGAAGCAGGCATTCAAGCAGGACATCTGACAGGAGGTGCAGCCGCTCACGAGACCACAAAAGGTcaagaagcagagaaagaaggCGAAGCAG GAGTCGTGACCGGAGAAGAAGCAGAAGCCATGATAGATCAGAAAGGAAACACAGGTCtcgcagcagggacaggagacGGTCAAAAAGCCGGGATCGGAAATCCTACAAGCAcagaagcaaaagcagagagagagaacaagacaggaagtcaaaagaaaaag AAAAGAGGGGATCTGATGATAAAAAAAGTAGTATGAAGTCCAGTAGTCGAGAAAAACAGAGTGAAGACACAAATACAGACTCGAAGGAGAGTGAGACTAAGAATGAGGTCAATGGGACCAATGAAGACATTAAATCTGAAGGTGACACTCAGTCCAATTAA